The region ATGGCAGCAGGATTTTCCTTCGTGGCAGTTGTTTTTGTCACATATGCATAATATCAATTTAGCCGAAGTTGTTAAGTTGAATTATGCACACgtgtcaaaaattaaaattatcgtaaaatattataaactacAATTTCGAAGGTCTTTGGTGATTAACGTTCGGCAATAATCATGCGCTTGTTTATTGGCCCGTTTTTCATCAAATGgactaaaaaaatacaaaatttaaatacttaggggccgtttggttcgccaaAAAAAGGGAGGAATGGGAATGAGAATGATTACCAttgtttgtgtttattttgtcaaattacactagagaatgggaatgtgattaccctTTCAATGGGAATCATCCATTCCTCCCTTACACCATGGGAATAAACTTTTGagaatgagaatcaaaatttaacaaaatattttaataacaaataataaatatataattattaaaaaaattatttttaaatatttattttcaaaaatatacttaaaataattaaaaaaatatatttttttatttttattttttttaaatagttttgttattttttttaaataatttttttatttttttaaaaatattttatttttttaataaataatttttttattaaactttacccattcccattcccatttctatactttgaaccaaacaaaaaatgaaaacaatcattcccattctcattccgattcccattccGATTCCGATTTCCAActttgaaccaaacggccccttagaAATTAGACATAAACTACAATAAAATACCGAATCAGATTTCCGATTCCATAAACTTCAATCCCGCATCaatatattttacaatttaaggaTACATAAATTGGATCTAAACATGTATTTTCTCCAAAACTAGGTCAACGTACCTTATCAGTTCCAATGAAATCGACCCAGAATCTGGCAGTGGCTCGCTCATAAGGGTCAGTGGGCAGCAACGGGTGGTCAGGCCATGTCTCATCCAAGTACTCAACTATAACCATTGACTCACAAATTGGCTTGCCCCTATGCACCAGAACCGGGATCAATTTGTGAACCGGGTTATATTGTAATAGCAGAGCACTTTTGTTGTAGATATTTTCTTCTATGTACTCATAATTTATGCCCTTTAGTTTCAGAGCCCACTCCACTCTGCAACTAAAGGGACTAGACCATGTCCCAAATAGCTTaatttcatccatttttaaGGAGTTTGTGAGTTTATTTACTTTGATATTACTGTCTTTTTATAGGCATTAATAAAGTTGACTTAAATGGtattaattcaataaaatatagtctggtttttttatttttattagtttatgaTCGGATTGAACCATTCCAAGTTGATTAGCTAAGAAATGAGCTAAACTTGTTGACAATTTAACccgtttttattatttaatattgcCATGTTGCTTAGGAAGTAAGttttaaagattaaattaaaatagaagaAATCAACTTCTTTCATAATTGAGTTTGATAGCTTTCCAATAGAAATGTAATCTAAGGTAGTTGATTGTGTTAAAggtgaaattttaaattagtttagcCGAAATAATAGGCCACGACAAAAATATAATCTAAATATCTATCCAACTCGAGCATAAAGTTTTGCGAGGGCGGCCTATCTTGGTCACGGGCACTACCCCTACCCTAATACGCGAGGGCGAGGTATGCTTGTCATGGGCGTAACCCAGTGGCGAAACCACATTGTTGGGAAGGTGTTGCTCTCGGATGCCAATATAAAAattgatgtatttttataattagttctATAATcgagattaaattgaaaaaaacctATAATAAAAtaggtgaatttttataatattaataaaaatctgGACAAAGAATTGGTCAGAGGGTTGTACAGATGCTAATGTCATCTCTCTGCCACGTTTGAAGAAGGCCACCGTATAATCTTGATTGGGAAGATTGCCTTCCATGATGGGTTTAAAACCACTTTTTCTATGCCTCATTctctcatcttcttcaaaacaattgaaataatattttatgcaaAAACCGGAAAGTTTTCTCGTGTTTTCACATGCGAGATTAAGTTTGATGACTGAgattattgtattttttcattttaaatataaaaaatgttaaCATAACTTATTTTATATAAGCAAATGATATTGGCAAATAGGAGCTATGTCCAAACTATATCAGTTTATTACTCGGATTTAGACAAATCTAGACCGAGTTTAGGCAagttcgaaacaaattcagttAAGTTAGGCTTTTTTAAACTCAAGCTTAAATTCGATTTGAATctagtttaaatataatattttttattcatattcAATTcgtatataatatatttatgcaAATTCGGTAAAAGTTTAATCAAAtctatataaaaagttaattaagaacaaaaatataaatttatataccaaaatcaattcaattccAACTCAGATTCAAGTTggacttaataaaaattatatgtgCCCATCACAAGCGGGTTGGATTTGGAGGGGGCAGAACGACTACTTGGCTCAGTGAATAACTCTActtcaaaataaacaaaaaaccaaTCATATTTTACTAGCAGTTAattatctgatttttttttgataattgatggAGGGggaagcgcttgtgggaggaattaaACCCACGACTTTGACAGTTTGTTGTTCAGCGCTTATAACATTTGAGTTACAGCTCGTTGGTTAATTATCTGATATTTATCAATGGACTATAATTCAAATAGTATAGACGTTGGATATCAAAATGTTAGGTCGTGAGTTCAAATTCCTCCACAAACGCTTTctcttttcaattataaaaaaatataaattcatttaacATGTTCAATGAACTCGGATCTCTAAGGACTTCCATGCCTTAGCTTTAAAACCAAAGGATGACTATGATTATGAGGCTAATGCAAGATAAGATTATACACAATGACTGATTTTCAAATTACTAATTTCGGCTACAAATTTTTCtgcttataaaataaaactactTCTCCAAATCaagaattaaactaatatatcctctaaccaaatcaaaaattaCTGGTCAGATTTGCTTTTTGAGaaacatttttctttaatttttcagattttatgttcattttcatattagatttaaaatttattttttttattttatatagaatctttaaattttgtattcagttattcttaaaaaaaaaaaaaatttgtattcAGTTTTTAAAAGTTGCATTATTATGGATAAATCAGATTTCATGATTATAATCTATGGTATTAGAAATTAATTAAGAGGtgatatacaattttttttaaagacggtattttattaataaaacaatttgatattttatttttttatgtaaatttgtGAATCAGTCAGCGCATACTTTTTCGTATAAtatcatcaaatttatttttttgaattttttcacaaataaaataaaatcatgatTCTAAATCACATAGATATTTAGagtacaattaaataaaaacttataataaataaacaattcatagttatataaatatttaattttacattaaattCACAAAACATTATTAATTAATGATTGTATATCACTTTGCTGACGTAAAAATCACAAGTTTACAGACTACTTTCTCTTCCACATAACGACACTACACGTAGACATCGTGCTCGGCACAAAACGACAAGCCATTCATGAAAAACTCAAAATTCtcattaaaaactaaaaagaaaaacaaatctcatcGGCTCCTTTAAATCCTCGCCGCACGTGATTCCACTTCAGTGCGCATCTGCAACCGTCCATGTTCATTCCCCTCCCTTTAGTTTTCCTTCTCCCTGTCCATCCCTTGTCTCTTCCATGCTATGGAAGGGACCACCAAAATCGGAGCAGATTTGATTATGAACAGGAGCCCGCTGCTGTCCTTTCCGCCGCCGTCGGAGTCGCCGCTATCGTGTTGCCGGAATTATTACTTTGATTTTGAGGAGAGGAAACGGAGTaagaagaataagaagaagaaggatggaGATGGGAGGAGTTGCGACCCACTGGAGGTGCTGGGATGGGATATAATGATGAAGATTATGAGTAATTTAGACGCACGCAGCGTGGCACTTTCTCTCACTGTTTCTCGCTCTTGGAATTCCCTTGCTTCTAGTGATCGGCTCTGGTCTTCTAAGGTAAATAGATTTTAGTTTCGCAACATTtcaattcaactttttaggttttgtataatttttgtGATTTGTGTTGTTTGAATCGAGAAATGGAAGTTGAACAATCCATAAATTGAGGTGAAAATAGTTGAAATTTTTAATGCGGAGTTGTTAATTTAGGATTTAGGCTATTTGGTTTAAGGAATAGGTTCGGAATAGAATAATTATTCTATATGAAATACTTATTCCTTAATTTAGTTTATAGAATATGAAATAACAACTTCAGGAATTGCTATTTCATGATTGTGgaccatgtttggttcatggaaaccatgcggaatggaatagctattctgaTTAGAATGACTATTCTTTGCTTTGGTTTCACGGAATTGCTATTCCaagattttgtggaataaacacgtctcttaaaaattcagaatagctattccatttcTTGTGGAATCGCTATGCCATTCCGTGCTATTCCATTTCATGAACCAAATATGACCAAAAAGTAAAGAAGAGCTATTGCATTCCTTGTGGAATAGCTATTTTATGGAATGGAATATTTCATGCTATTACATTCCATAAAACAAACATGGCCTTAGAGTTGAGCGCTTAAACTGGTTAACTTATGGAGCTAGGGGAAGAAATGATGGCTCTAATGATACTTAATACAGTTTTAAGGCTCTTCTCCTCTGCTCGTCTGCAAGATAATTGTTGTTGGATTGGCTATAGGACCTTGCCAATCTGTTGGAAGTACTATAATATATAGCAAGTTGTTGAGGAGTGATTATACATGCAACGGTTGGGCCACGTCATTTTTGCAACAAGCCAATGAATGTTTGCGATAGAAATATTCAATTATTGTTTAACTTTATCATTATATATCCAAACATTGCAAACGTCTTATTcatttgttgcacgaatgacgtgaCACAACCGTTGCATATGAATAATTATTTGTTGTTAAGAGTCCATTTTCTCTGACTTTCATAACTTCCTTTTATATACTTTTGAGAATAATAAGAAAGAAAAGTAATTGTATGCAGTAATGCAGTAATGCAGCCTGCTTGGAACGGGATAAATGGGACTTTACTGTCCTATGGTCTGTGttatttttcagtttatctGGTCTTGACGTTGTAATTTGAAGTCTAACTTCGCCGCACTCTCAGTGTGAGGAACTGTGGCTTGGAAAAGCTCACATACCTCGATTGTCACAGGTTCGGGGAATTTCCAAGTTGGCTGCATATTCACTATCTGTTATGGATGCAAAACGGGTGAGTATAAAACTAACTCTTCTTTTACTGGTAATATATCTGCGCTTGGTTAGCATATGCACatcttattattattcaatAGTGGTTCTTTTGTTTACTTTATGGCAGACTCGTATCATGAGGGATGACCTGTGTGATCATGTCTGGGAGTTCCATTTTACTGAGGTATGTTTCATGTTCAGAAGTGTACATGAAGTTCCATTTTTATTAAAGTATGTTCCATGCTCAGTAGTACATGATTAGTTTTAAAGAATACCCTGACTTGGGTTTTAAGTGATATCTGCCACTCAGTGCATGATGAATAACTGATGATTTGGAGCATGCATAAGTCCCAAATTATGTTAATTGCCTATAGGTTTAACGACTATAACACTCTTTAAGTATTTTCTCTTTTGGTAGCTATAGCTGTGCAGTTAACGTGGCAATCTTCTGGAATTTCAAcacttttttgtttgtttgtaaaTAACGCAAATAATTCTCACTATTTTTCACGATCCTggcatttttaattttgtgaaaGAAATTTGCTAAGTTTTACCAAAAAATTTGCTAATTTTTATAGATGCATTTTCTTTGACATTCATGTTTACTTGACCCTGGCTTCCTTATTTAACCAACGCCCGTTATCTATCACTGGCACCTTGTCCATTGATTCGAACAATGCCTTAGTTCTAATAGTTTACACTGCCAGCTCCCTGTTTTGTATAAATATCCATCACTTGCCTAGTAATGAAATTGAGAATATGTAATTTTCAGTTCAAAGTTTGGTCAAAGTGTGATTATCTGTTGATTACGAGCACATGTAATTA is a window of Mercurialis annua linkage group LG2, ddMerAnnu1.2, whole genome shotgun sequence DNA encoding:
- the LOC126670510 gene encoding uncharacterized protein LOC126670510; protein product: MEGTTKIGADLIMNRSPLLSFPPPSESPLSCCRNYYFDFEERKRSKKNKKKKDGDGRSCDPLEVLGWDIMMKIMSNLDARSVALSLTVSRSWNSLASSDRLWSSKCEELWLGKAHIPRLSQVRGISKLAAYSLSVMDAKRTRIMRDDLCDHVWEFHFTEVAPEYWKNLDPYWRGTSPLMHRYFHQDGSQTADPGDRVWGGHECCFSVVTSCYYDGTIREHYVRINRWPGLSVSRKQDWSWEMSNHLFCYSSIPDAYKEGGTGPVFLVM